One segment of Halococcus salsus DNA contains the following:
- a CDS encoding ribonuclease BN — protein MSREPETDDETRTENETEATDATDVGDPVREGADTSTSRDRTATVDDVETLRSDVVAFAEEVEDRIVKRNDLESELKGYVRSRQRRGHARGWGPYLVLLYGTAMTIGAFFYLEGGWAILAMLVVWLSTLGLYALMVLVGFGVAALGAPGRVADRVRDFRS, from the coding sequence ATGAGCCGAGAACCCGAAACTGACGACGAAACCCGAACCGAGAACGAGACCGAGGCGACGGACGCGACCGACGTCGGCGACCCCGTTCGAGAGGGGGCCGACACGTCGACGAGCCGCGACCGGACCGCGACCGTCGACGACGTCGAGACCCTCCGGAGCGACGTGGTGGCGTTCGCCGAGGAGGTCGAAGACCGGATCGTCAAGCGCAACGACCTCGAAAGCGAGCTCAAGGGCTACGTCCGTAGCCGCCAGCGCCGCGGCCACGCCCGCGGCTGGGGGCCGTATCTCGTCCTTCTTTATGGGACGGCGATGACCATCGGGGCCTTCTTCTACCTCGAGGGTGGGTGGGCGATCCTCGCCATGCTCGTGGTCTGGCTCTCGACGCTCGGGCTCTACGCCCTGATGGTGTTGGTCGGCTTCGGCGTCGCGGCGCTCGGCGCGCCCGGACGGGTCGCCGACCGGGTTCGGGACTTCCGTTCGTAG
- a CDS encoding YihY/virulence factor BrkB family protein gives MSTSARVTSFGRTFVGEVQDKEITFIAASTAYYAFVSLIPLLLLLLVTISVAVNPATANRIVTSATTSLPSSAQSLVQSAVGGQSGAGGATIASVLVLLWSALKLFRGLDTAFSRAYGRESAGIVGQVKNGVVTLVAVILGAVVAVGIGAAVSFWPVEITVAGVSAVAVVGTFATLLALAIVLLPLYYFLPGDDVTVREAIPGAAFAAVGLTVLQVVFRIYAANAGSYEAYGVLGAVLLLVTVLYFAGMVVLLGVVLNAVLAGRAAGFEASNDGGLAARLKTGGRQ, from the coding sequence GTGAGTACCAGCGCACGCGTGACCTCCTTCGGTCGGACGTTCGTCGGGGAGGTACAGGACAAGGAGATCACGTTCATCGCCGCGAGCACCGCGTACTACGCGTTCGTCTCGCTGATACCCCTCTTGTTGCTCTTGCTGGTCACGATCTCGGTCGCCGTGAACCCGGCGACCGCGAACCGGATCGTGACCTCGGCGACCACCTCGCTCCCGTCGAGCGCCCAGAGCCTCGTCCAGAGCGCGGTCGGCGGACAGAGCGGGGCCGGCGGGGCGACGATCGCCAGCGTGCTCGTGTTGCTCTGGAGCGCCCTCAAGCTGTTCCGTGGGCTCGACACCGCGTTCTCGCGGGCCTACGGTCGTGAATCCGCCGGGATCGTCGGCCAGGTGAAAAACGGGGTCGTCACGCTGGTCGCGGTGATCCTCGGTGCGGTGGTGGCGGTCGGTATCGGTGCGGCGGTCTCGTTCTGGCCGGTCGAGATCACGGTCGCCGGGGTCTCCGCGGTCGCGGTCGTCGGCACGTTCGCGACGCTGCTCGCGCTCGCGATCGTACTGTTGCCGCTCTACTACTTCCTCCCGGGCGACGACGTGACCGTCCGCGAGGCGATACCGGGGGCGGCGTTCGCCGCCGTCGGCCTCACGGTGCTTCAGGTCGTCTTCCGGATCTACGCGGCCAACGCGGGGAGCTACGAGGCCTACGGCGTGCTGGGGGCGGTGTTGTTGCTCGTGACGGTACTCTACTTCGCGGGAATGGTGGTGTTGCTCGGTGTGGTGTTGAACGCGGTCCTCGCGGGGCGTGCGGCCGGTTTCGAGGCGTCGAACGACGGTGGACTCGCGGCGCGGTTGAAGACAGGTGGTCGACAATGA
- a CDS encoding YihY/virulence factor BrkB family protein — MPNADRVVEVVAAIVALGRRERMVLTAASLAYFAFISMVPLLLLLVVAVTALGGNELAMRAVGRATTTLTPESADLLREIVFSAADRDRATVIGVAVLLWGSLLTFRSLNTAFAGIYGTHGEPSMLSTLLDIVLVFVIIVATAVALVLGGVGLSAFVETRLWQTVGPLVVFVVLAMVFGPLYYVLPDVDVGFTETLPGTTFAAAAWTVLQWLFGYYTQVSGLTRLYGAASAFLLIMVWLYVGGFVLLVGAALNAVLADRVDPDDGWLPIEP; from the coding sequence GTGCCGAACGCTGACAGGGTCGTCGAGGTCGTCGCCGCCATCGTCGCGCTCGGGCGGCGCGAGCGGATGGTGCTCACGGCGGCGAGCCTCGCGTACTTCGCGTTCATCTCGATGGTCCCCTTGCTCCTGTTGCTCGTGGTGGCGGTGACGGCGCTCGGGGGCAACGAACTCGCGATGCGGGCGGTGGGTCGGGCGACCACCACGCTGACCCCCGAGAGCGCCGACCTGCTTCGCGAGATCGTCTTCAGCGCGGCGGACCGCGACCGGGCGACCGTCATCGGCGTCGCGGTCCTCCTCTGGGGCTCGCTGTTGACCTTCAGGTCGCTCAACACCGCCTTCGCGGGGATCTACGGCACCCACGGCGAGCCCTCGATGCTCTCGACGCTGCTCGACATCGTGCTCGTGTTCGTCATCATCGTCGCCACCGCGGTGGCGCTGGTGCTCGGCGGCGTCGGGCTGTCGGCGTTCGTCGAGACGCGGCTCTGGCAGACCGTCGGCCCGCTGGTGGTGTTCGTCGTGCTCGCCATGGTGTTCGGGCCGCTCTACTACGTCCTCCCGGACGTCGACGTGGGGTTCACGGAGACTCTCCCCGGCACCACGTTCGCGGCCGCGGCGTGGACCGTGCTCCAGTGGCTGTTCGGCTACTACACCCAGGTATCGGGATTGACGCGACTCTACGGCGCGGCGAGCGCCTTCCTGTTGATCATGGTCTGGCTCTACGTCGGCGGGTTCGTCCTGCTGGTGGGCGCGGCGCTCAACGCCGTGCTCGCCGACCGGGTCGACCCCGACGACGGGTGGCTCCCCATCGAGCCGTAA
- a CDS encoding YihY/virulence factor BrkB family protein, whose protein sequence is MQVEASGPRTERLASVARTVIAVAHQRQVTLMAASLAYYLFSALLPLLLFSVIALSTLGNGSLASVMGAASGTVLPSGVSIPNQFLANSNGRLRAGALGAVILVWSALRTFGAVDGAFAAVYDERESVSFAGKVVDAAVVFVAVALAVVAFAVVGVVLANTVANRLLFRLVTPLFLLVALVVVFAPLYYVLPEVEGVSLAEVLPGTLLAATVWTASAVVVRLYATTSSSVHLYGVAGGVLLVLTWLYVGGLALLVGAALNAVLAGRVDPDAEWIPDTSL, encoded by the coding sequence GTGCAGGTCGAGGCCAGTGGACCGAGAACCGAACGCCTGGCGTCGGTCGCGAGGACCGTCATCGCGGTGGCCCACCAGCGTCAGGTCACGCTGATGGCGGCGAGCCTCGCGTACTACCTCTTCTCGGCGCTCCTCCCGTTGCTCCTGTTCTCGGTGATCGCGCTCTCGACGCTCGGCAACGGGAGCCTCGCGTCGGTGATGGGGGCCGCCTCGGGGACCGTGCTCCCGAGCGGGGTCTCGATCCCGAACCAGTTCCTCGCAAACTCCAACGGTCGGCTCCGGGCGGGGGCGCTCGGGGCGGTCATCCTGGTCTGGAGCGCGCTCCGGACGTTCGGGGCGGTCGACGGTGCGTTCGCCGCGGTCTACGACGAGCGCGAGTCGGTCTCGTTCGCCGGGAAGGTCGTCGACGCGGCGGTGGTGTTCGTGGCGGTGGCGCTCGCGGTCGTCGCGTTCGCGGTCGTCGGGGTCGTGCTCGCGAACACGGTCGCGAACCGGCTGCTGTTCAGGCTCGTGACGCCCCTCTTCTTGCTGGTCGCGCTCGTGGTCGTCTTCGCGCCGCTCTACTACGTCCTCCCGGAGGTCGAGGGGGTCTCGCTCGCCGAGGTCCTCCCCGGAACCCTGCTCGCGGCGACGGTCTGGACGGCCTCGGCGGTCGTGGTGCGCCTCTACGCGACGACGTCGAGCAGCGTCCACCTCTACGGCGTCGCCGGCGGCGTGTTGCTCGTGCTGACCTGGCTCTACGTCGGCGGGCTCGCGCTGCTGGTCGGTGCGGCGCTCAACGCCGTGCTCGCCGGGCGGGTCGACCCCGACGCCGAGTGGATCCCGGATACGTCCCTCTGA
- a CDS encoding tRNA (guanine(26)-N(2))-dimethyltransferase: protein MHVTEGEVELVVPEQPETGVGDAVFFNPVQEFNRDLTVAVLRAHESEADRDRLSYLDANAATGARGVRAANAGYDATLCDHDTDAAALCRENLVRNDLDGRVEERNANALMHEERFDVVDLDPFGTPIPFADAAFRSAADLVCVTATDTAPLCGAHRESGVRSYSALPQNTEYHAEMGLRVLLGALVRTAARYDVAATPVLSHATNHYVRTYLSVSRRATDANAAVEKLGYIHHCFACLDRESERGLIAHPPDACPTCGESVATAGPVWLGPTHEAGFVDRVRKQVTGELGTASRAFDLLATLDDELHLPTHYDQHRLCRRWGRSANAMDEFLGSLREAGYRASRAQYGGTTFKTDATVEEIEAATDGA from the coding sequence ATGCACGTCACGGAGGGCGAGGTCGAGCTCGTGGTCCCCGAACAGCCCGAGACGGGCGTCGGCGACGCGGTGTTCTTCAACCCCGTCCAGGAGTTCAACCGCGACCTCACGGTCGCCGTGCTCCGAGCCCACGAAAGCGAGGCCGACCGCGACCGGCTGTCGTACCTCGACGCCAACGCAGCCACCGGGGCTCGCGGGGTCCGGGCGGCGAACGCGGGCTACGACGCCACGCTCTGCGACCACGACACCGACGCCGCGGCGCTCTGTCGGGAGAACCTCGTGCGCAACGACCTCGACGGCCGGGTCGAGGAGCGGAACGCGAACGCGCTCATGCACGAGGAGCGCTTCGACGTCGTGGACCTCGACCCGTTCGGAACGCCGATCCCGTTCGCCGACGCGGCCTTCCGGAGCGCCGCGGACCTCGTCTGCGTGACGGCGACCGACACCGCGCCGCTGTGTGGGGCCCACCGCGAGAGCGGGGTCCGGTCGTACAGCGCACTGCCGCAGAACACCGAGTACCACGCCGAGATGGGGCTTCGCGTGCTTCTCGGCGCGTTGGTCCGTACCGCCGCGCGCTACGACGTCGCCGCGACGCCCGTACTGAGCCACGCCACGAACCACTACGTCCGGACCTACCTCTCGGTCTCCCGGCGCGCGACCGACGCGAACGCCGCCGTCGAAAAACTCGGTTACATCCACCACTGCTTCGCGTGTCTCGACCGTGAGTCGGAGAGGGGACTGATCGCCCATCCACCCGACGCCTGTCCGACGTGCGGGGAGTCGGTCGCCACCGCCGGCCCGGTCTGGCTCGGACCGACCCACGAGGCCGGGTTCGTCGATCGGGTTCGCAAACAGGTCACCGGCGAGCTCGGCACCGCCTCGCGGGCGTTCGACCTGCTCGCGACGCTCGACGACGAACTCCACCTCCCCACCCACTACGACCAGCACCGGCTCTGTCGGCGGTGGGGCCGGTCGGCGAACGCGATGGACGAGTTCCTCGGGTCGCTCCGCGAGGCGGGCTACCGGGCCTCGCGCGCGCAGTACGGCGGCACGACGTTCAAGACCGACGCCACGGTCGAGGAGATCGAGGCCGCGACCGACGGTGCGTGA
- the trkA gene encoding Trk system potassium transporter TrkA — protein sequence MRIVIVGAGDVGTHIAEDLADVHDIAMVDQDEEDIERLVTDFGVTGVTGDGRSLDTLEEAGIRDAEVVIASTDDDAVNVMVCGAARNVTDARTIARVKSPDLYETWQHFEGALGVDMMLSVDRLPAESLVRTVSLPGALATNMFVEGQVEMAEFEVDENAPIAGKTVEEGDEYPSLTFAGVLRGDEVVIPSGDTTIEAGDRVVAIGSPSSMRRFAHALTDSDSLDIDDDIVIVGGGEVGIQVAEAFERSEYGPRLIDHDSERVAALEERLDRTTVVEGDVRSFSFLADSDVGDADLLVGTLDDETNYVLALLARDMGVEYTAAVVDEADYGDLFEAAGVDVVVQPHTVVARQTTRVTRGYTNEAAVLEQDSAEVLEITVESGSALAGDSLSDVALDLPDGFVIGAVVRNGTLRTPRGGTVIQTGDHVVAFVDTDDLDEVAAAL from the coding sequence ATGCGGATAGTGATCGTCGGGGCTGGCGACGTCGGGACCCACATCGCCGAGGACCTCGCGGACGTCCACGACATCGCGATGGTCGACCAGGACGAGGAGGACATCGAGCGTCTGGTGACCGACTTCGGCGTCACCGGGGTGACGGGCGACGGCCGGTCGCTCGATACGCTCGAAGAGGCGGGTATCCGCGACGCCGAGGTCGTGATCGCGAGCACCGACGACGACGCGGTCAACGTCATGGTCTGTGGCGCGGCGCGAAACGTCACCGACGCGCGCACGATCGCCCGGGTGAAATCGCCCGACCTCTACGAGACCTGGCAGCACTTCGAGGGCGCGCTCGGGGTCGACATGATGCTCTCCGTCGACCGACTCCCCGCCGAGTCGCTCGTCCGGACGGTCTCGCTGCCGGGGGCGCTCGCGACGAACATGTTCGTCGAGGGCCAGGTCGAGATGGCGGAGTTCGAGGTGGACGAGAACGCGCCGATCGCCGGCAAGACCGTCGAGGAGGGCGACGAGTACCCCTCGCTGACGTTCGCGGGCGTGCTCCGCGGCGACGAGGTCGTGATCCCGAGCGGCGATACGACGATCGAGGCGGGCGACCGCGTGGTGGCGATCGGGAGTCCATCGAGCATGCGGCGGTTCGCGCACGCGCTCACCGATAGCGACTCGCTCGATATCGACGACGATATCGTGATCGTCGGCGGTGGCGAGGTCGGCATCCAGGTCGCCGAAGCGTTCGAGCGCAGCGAGTACGGACCGCGACTGATCGACCACGACTCGGAGCGTGTCGCAGCGCTCGAGGAGCGTCTCGACCGAACCACCGTGGTCGAGGGCGACGTGCGGTCGTTCTCGTTCCTCGCCGACTCCGACGTCGGCGACGCCGACCTCCTGGTCGGCACGCTCGACGACGAGACCAACTACGTGCTGGCGCTGCTCGCGCGCGACATGGGTGTCGAGTACACCGCGGCGGTGGTCGACGAGGCCGACTACGGCGACCTGTTCGAGGCCGCCGGCGTCGACGTGGTGGTCCAGCCCCACACCGTCGTGGCGCGCCAGACCACCCGCGTGACGCGGGGCTACACCAACGAGGCCGCGGTGCTCGAACAGGACAGCGCCGAGGTCCTCGAGATAACCGTCGAGTCCGGGAGCGCGCTCGCCGGCGACTCGCTCAGCGACGTCGCGCTCGACCTCCCCGACGGGTTCGTGATCGGCGCGGTGGTGCGCAACGGCACGCTCCGGACGCCCCGCGGCGGCACCGTGATCCAGACCGGCGACCACGTCGTGGCCTTCGTCGACACCGACGACCTCGACGAGGTCGCGGCGGCGCTCTGA
- the truD gene encoding tRNA pseudouridine(13) synthase TruD, whose amino-acid sequence MRPAHPTERAVGIAHYVSDADGVGGTIRAEPADFRVRELETTGFEPLDADPGPYPHVVVRATLENWDTNDFARALSNRLEISRERVDWAGTKDKRAVTTQLFSVRNGDPRALDAVDFDGVELEMVGRAGRGLQFGDLAGNAFEVVVRDADTDPVAAIADDLQAFGGGDDGTVGLPNYFGQQRFGSLRPVTHEVGLAVVRGDWKGAVVAYLGDPDDAEPPGTREARGFVDDEVAAAGDEDWAGALDRFPRRLGFERAMLHRLAEDGAGGPEDYRAALETAPTNLQRLFVNAAQSFVFNRILSARLDAGLPFDAAVAGDVVCFTDEGGRDDLAVPDPDREQRVTSDRVGTVNRHTARGRAFVTAPLVGTETDLAEGEPGEIERRVLDDVGVEPGDFDRPGEFHSTGTRRAILVRTDLAIERDPLTFGFRLPKGSYATVVLREFCKTDPRNLG is encoded by the coding sequence ATGCGACCGGCCCATCCCACCGAGCGCGCGGTCGGCATCGCCCACTACGTCAGCGACGCCGACGGCGTCGGTGGAACGATCCGTGCCGAACCGGCGGACTTCCGGGTGCGCGAACTCGAAACCACGGGCTTCGAACCGCTCGACGCCGACCCCGGTCCCTATCCGCACGTCGTGGTCCGTGCCACGCTCGAAAACTGGGACACCAACGACTTCGCGCGGGCGCTCTCGAATAGACTGGAGATCAGCCGCGAGCGGGTCGATTGGGCGGGAACGAAGGACAAACGAGCGGTGACCACTCAGCTGTTCTCGGTACGCAACGGCGATCCTCGGGCGCTCGACGCGGTCGACTTCGACGGGGTGGAACTCGAGATGGTCGGCCGGGCGGGCCGCGGGCTCCAGTTCGGCGACCTCGCGGGCAACGCCTTCGAGGTCGTCGTTCGCGACGCCGACACCGACCCCGTCGCGGCGATCGCCGACGACCTCCAGGCGTTCGGCGGGGGGGACGACGGGACGGTCGGCCTTCCCAACTACTTCGGCCAGCAGCGGTTCGGGAGTCTCCGGCCGGTGACCCACGAGGTGGGGCTCGCGGTCGTCCGCGGCGACTGGAAGGGGGCGGTGGTGGCGTATCTCGGGGACCCCGACGACGCCGAACCGCCCGGCACCCGCGAGGCGCGCGGGTTCGTGGACGACGAAGTGGCGGCGGCGGGCGACGAAGACTGGGCCGGCGCGCTCGACCGGTTCCCGCGGCGGCTGGGCTTCGAGCGGGCGATGCTCCACCGGCTGGCCGAGGACGGAGCCGGCGGCCCCGAGGATTACCGGGCGGCGCTCGAAACCGCTCCTACCAACCTCCAGCGGCTGTTCGTCAACGCCGCGCAGTCATTCGTCTTCAACCGGATCCTCTCGGCGCGGCTCGACGCCGGATTGCCGTTCGACGCGGCGGTGGCGGGCGACGTGGTGTGTTTCACGGACGAGGGCGGGCGGGACGACCTCGCGGTGCCCGACCCCGACCGAGAGCAGCGCGTCACGTCGGACCGGGTCGGTACCGTGAACCGCCACACGGCGCGTGGACGGGCGTTCGTCACCGCGCCGCTGGTGGGGACCGAAACCGACCTCGCCGAGGGCGAACCCGGCGAGATCGAGCGCCGGGTACTCGACGACGTCGGGGTCGAACCCGGGGACTTCGACCGCCCGGGGGAGTTCCACTCGACGGGCACCCGGCGGGCGATACTGGTCCGCACCGACCTCGCGATCGAGCGCGACCCGCTCACGTTCGGCTTTCGGCTGCCGAAGGGGTCCTACGCGACCGTGGTGCTCCGCGAGTTCTGCAAGACGGACCCACGGAACCTGGGCTGA
- a CDS encoding DUF2103 domain-containing protein: MECRRCGGSLDRAGDFCLACDTANADCVVCEVGRERATVTSLLDGERVGTWTVTTVEESGENEKRERRNFAGRLADEIHRKRPEEVYATGDRDVLRALRAQLHYDLRRVADPDGDPVRAVVERSGEVPLEVVETPPREKVGGSHSTLVGGRAGKRIVRLAADHPHVKKVIPGPIDAGGRGSRTGVRAKATRADGTGNVRLLVRDGSSVQEVRVVTTAADRAQGERVRGDLNAGLDEAGFRAA, translated from the coding sequence ATGGAGTGTCGTCGGTGTGGGGGCTCGCTCGACCGCGCCGGCGACTTCTGTCTGGCGTGTGATACCGCCAACGCCGACTGCGTGGTCTGTGAGGTCGGTCGCGAGCGCGCGACCGTCACCAGCCTGCTCGACGGCGAGCGCGTCGGGACGTGGACGGTGACCACGGTCGAGGAATCGGGCGAGAACGAGAAGCGCGAGCGCCGGAACTTCGCGGGTCGGCTCGCCGACGAGATCCATCGAAAACGACCCGAGGAAGTGTACGCGACCGGCGACCGCGACGTCTTGCGGGCCCTGCGCGCACAGCTCCACTACGACCTCCGGCGGGTGGCCGACCCCGATGGGGACCCGGTGCGGGCGGTGGTCGAGCGGAGCGGCGAGGTCCCGCTCGAAGTGGTCGAGACCCCGCCGCGCGAGAAGGTGGGCGGGAGCCACTCGACGCTGGTCGGCGGTCGAGCGGGCAAGCGGATCGTGCGCCTCGCCGCGGACCACCCCCACGTCAAGAAAGTCATCCCAGGACCGATCGACGCCGGCGGTCGTGGGTCGCGCACGGGCGTCCGAGCGAAGGCGACCCGGGCGGACGGGACGGGAAACGTCCGATTACTGGTTCGGGACGGTTCGAGCGTCCAGGAGGTGCGGGTGGTGACGACCGCCGCCGACCGTGCCCAGGGCGAGCGGGTTCGCGGCGACCTGAACGCGGGGCTCGACGAGGCGGGCTTTCGGGCGGCGTGA
- a CDS encoding 50S ribosomal protein L37ae: protein MVNKKAGSAGRFGARYGRVSRRRVAEIEADMEDATVDGDDVTRVGTGIWKNEETGETFAGGAYRPETPGGRTVKRSIRAALAEENDE from the coding sequence ATGGTCAACAAGAAAGCCGGAAGTGCGGGTCGGTTCGGCGCGCGGTACGGCCGTGTCTCGCGGCGACGCGTCGCCGAGATCGAGGCCGACATGGAGGACGCGACGGTCGACGGCGACGACGTGACCCGCGTCGGGACGGGCATCTGGAAGAACGAGGAGACCGGCGAGACGTTCGCCGGCGGGGCCTACCGCCCCGAGACGCCCGGTGGCCGCACCGTCAAGCGCTCGATCCGGGCGGCGCTCGCCGAGGAGAACGACGAGTGA
- a CDS encoding DNA-directed RNA polymerase subunit P: protein MSYKCSRCKRDVELDDYGGVRCPYCGHRVLLKERARDVKEVDVE, encoded by the coding sequence GTGAGCTACAAGTGTTCGCGGTGCAAGCGCGACGTCGAACTCGACGACTACGGCGGCGTTCGATGTCCCTACTGCGGACACCGCGTCCTGTTGAAGGAGCGCGCCCGCGACGTCAAGGAAGTCGACGTCGAGTAG
- a CDS encoding KEOPS complex subunit Pcc1, whose product MRHETVLTLDYDDQSDAALVERSLAPEIGDIEGDRTTATLARDGDELRITIDAADLVALRAGQNTWLSLVGVAERCAAAGADASGSR is encoded by the coding sequence GTGCGCCACGAGACGGTTCTGACGCTCGACTACGACGACCAGAGCGACGCGGCTCTCGTCGAACGGAGCCTCGCGCCCGAGATCGGCGACATCGAAGGCGACCGGACGACGGCGACGCTCGCGCGCGACGGCGACGAACTCCGGATCACCATCGACGCGGCGGACCTCGTCGCGCTCCGGGCAGGCCAGAACACCTGGCTCTCGTTGGTCGGTGTCGCCGAGCGGTGTGCAGCGGCCGGAGCGGATGCGTCGGGGTCTCGCTAA
- a CDS encoding prefoldin subunit beta, translating to MQGNLPPEAQEKIEQLQDLQDSAQQVAAQKQQAESTLTSSQTALDELDDLDGDATMYREVGELLIETEYDEAKDDLEDKVSSLEVRVETLQKQEDRVREQFEDLQSELQEMLSGGGGPGAGGPGGMGPGPSAGG from the coding sequence ATGCAGGGTAACCTTCCGCCGGAAGCACAGGAGAAAATCGAGCAGCTCCAGGACCTTCAGGACAGCGCCCAGCAGGTCGCAGCCCAGAAACAGCAGGCCGAGAGCACGCTCACCTCCTCACAGACCGCGCTCGACGAGCTCGACGACCTCGACGGCGACGCCACGATGTACCGCGAGGTCGGCGAACTCCTCATCGAGACGGAGTACGACGAAGCCAAAGACGACCTCGAGGACAAGGTGTCGAGCCTCGAAGTCCGCGTCGAGACGCTCCAGAAGCAGGAGGACCGCGTTCGCGAGCAGTTCGAGGACCTCCAGAGCGAGCTGCAGGAGATGCTGAGCGGCGGTGGCGGTCCGGGTGCGGGCGGCCCTGGCGGGATGGGTCCCGGCCCGAGCGCCGGCGGATAG
- a CDS encoding DUF3194 domain-containing protein: MPTDEEVVETASDAAEGLVLSRYKQSAIRDLDVTVRFEDGVLDVDVYLDAPADPDPELVAEEAVLAAESAVDELFDE; the protein is encoded by the coding sequence ATGCCGACCGACGAGGAAGTGGTCGAAACGGCCAGCGACGCCGCCGAGGGACTGGTTCTCTCGCGCTACAAACAATCGGCGATCCGCGACCTCGACGTCACGGTGCGCTTCGAGGACGGCGTTCTCGACGTCGACGTCTACCTCGACGCGCCCGCGGACCCGGATCCGGAACTGGTCGCGGAGGAGGCGGTGCTCGCAGCGGAGTCGGCGGTCGACGAGTTGTTCGACGAGTAA
- the lrpA1 gene encoding HTH-type transcriptional regulator LrpA1: protein MSVDSTEDRILSVLEEDAQASYAAIADRAGVSKPTVRKYIDKLETDGVITGYSADIDPKKLSGRSIALVGIEVESGRYVDAVRAIEALDEVETLYSSSGDHMLMAEIRAPDGDAVGRVISDKILSVEGVTAAHPSFLQERLK, encoded by the coding sequence ATGAGCGTCGACTCGACCGAGGACCGCATCCTCTCCGTTCTCGAGGAGGATGCCCAGGCCTCCTATGCGGCTATCGCGGACCGAGCGGGGGTCTCGAAACCCACGGTTCGAAAGTACATCGACAAACTCGAAACCGACGGGGTGATCACGGGTTACTCCGCCGACATCGACCCGAAGAAGCTCTCGGGACGCTCGATCGCCCTGGTCGGCATCGAGGTCGAGAGCGGGCGGTACGTCGACGCGGTCCGCGCTATCGAGGCGCTCGACGAGGTCGAAACGCTCTACTCCTCCAGCGGCGACCACATGCTGATGGCGGAGATCCGCGCCCCCGACGGCGACGCCGTGGGGCGCGTTATCTCGGATAAGATCCTCTCGGTCGAGGGCGTCACCGCTGCCCACCCCTCCTTCCTCCAAGAGCGGCTCAAGTAA
- a CDS encoding thiamine pyrophosphate-dependent enzyme: protein MSAFSAIGSGEQDEEIDRDAFTPGIEPQPTWCPGCGDFGVLKALKGAMPEVGRSPDETLLATGIGCSGKLSSYFDSYGMHTIHGRSLPIARAAKLANPDLEVIAAGGDGDGYGIGGNHFMHTARENHDMTYIVFNNEIFGLTKGQTSPTSPKGHKSKTQPHGSAKDPVRPLSLSLTSGASYVARTAAVNPRQATEIITEAIEHDGFAHIDFLTQCPTWNKDAKQYVPYTDVQQSDDYDFDVTDRREAAEMMHETEDKLHEGEVLTGRFYVDENRHSYGQEKRSTGEMPEEPLAERYFDDDYEWERSYDLLDAHK, encoded by the coding sequence ATGAGTGCATTCAGCGCCATCGGCAGCGGGGAACAGGACGAGGAGATCGACCGCGACGCGTTCACGCCGGGTATCGAGCCGCAGCCGACGTGGTGTCCGGGCTGTGGTGACTTCGGTGTCCTCAAGGCCCTCAAGGGCGCGATGCCCGAGGTCGGCCGGTCGCCGGACGAGACGCTGCTCGCCACCGGGATCGGCTGCTCGGGGAAGCTCTCGAGCTACTTCGACTCCTACGGGATGCACACGATCCACGGCCGTTCGCTCCCGATCGCGCGCGCGGCCAAACTCGCGAACCCCGACCTCGAAGTCATCGCGGCAGGCGGTGACGGCGACGGCTACGGAATCGGCGGGAACCACTTCATGCACACCGCCCGCGAGAACCACGACATGACCTACATCGTGTTCAACAACGAGATCTTCGGGCTCACGAAGGGCCAGACCTCGCCGACGAGCCCGAAGGGTCACAAGTCCAAGACCCAGCCCCACGGCTCGGCGAAGGACCCAGTCCGACCGCTCTCGTTGTCGTTGACGTCCGGGGCGTCGTACGTCGCCCGGACCGCGGCGGTCAACCCCCGCCAGGCCACCGAGATCATCACCGAGGCCATCGAGCACGACGGCTTCGCCCACATCGACTTCCTGACCCAGTGTCCGACCTGGAACAAGGACGCGAAGCAGTACGTGCCCTACACCGACGTCCAGCAGTCCGACGACTACGACTTCGACGTCACCGACCGCCGCGAGGCGGCCGAGATGATGCACGAGACCGAGGACAAACTCCACGAGGGCGAAGTCCTCACCGGCCGGTTCTACGTCGACGAGAACCGCCACTCCTACGGCCAGGAGAAGCGCTCGACGGGCGAGATGCCCGAGGAGCCGCTCGCCGAACGCTACTTCGACGACGACTACGAGTGGGAGCGCAGCTACGACCTGCTCGACGCCCACAAGTAA